A single Pagrus major chromosome 19, Pma_NU_1.0 DNA region contains:
- the cnn3a gene encoding calponin-3a: protein MTNFNKGPAYGLSAEVRSKIAQKYDQQKEEELRFWIEEETGMSIGENFQKGLKDGVILCELINKLQPGSVKKTNHSQLNWHKLENLGNFIKAILAYGLKPNDIFEANDLFENGNMTQVQTTLLALASMAKTKGMDTKIDIGVKYADKQARHFDDDKIKAGQCVIGLQMGTNKCASQAGMTAYGTRRHLYDPKTQTDKPYDQTTISLQMGTNKGASQAGMSAPGTRRDIYDQKVALQPLDNSTISLQMGTNKVASQRGMSVYGLGRQVYDPKYCAPPTEPVIHTNGSQGTGTNGSEISDSDYQAEFQEDEYHGGYHEDYSSPYNDQGIDY, encoded by the exons ATTGCTCAGAAATATGACcaacaaaaggaggaggagctcCGCTTCTGGATTGAAGAGGAAACAGGAATGTCTATTGGAGAAAACTTTCAGAAAGGCTTGAAGGATGGTGTCATCCTCTGCGA ACTGATTAATAAGCTGCAACCTGGTTCAGTAAAGAAAACCAACCATTCACAGCTGAACTGGCACAAG CTGGAAAACCTTGGGAATTTCATCAAAGCTATCCTGGCCTATGGCCTAAAGCCCAATGACATCTTTGAGGCCAATGACCTGTTTGAAAATGGGAACATGACTCAAGTCCAGACCACACTGCTTGCACTGGCAAGCATG GCAAAGACCAAAGGTATGGACACAAAGATCGATATTGGGGTGAAATATGCAGACAAACAAGCTCGACATTTTGATGATGACAAGATCAAGGCCGGTCAGTGTGTCATTGGACTGCAG ATGGGGACAAACAAGTGTGCCAGCCAGGCTGGAATGACTGCTTATGGAACCAGAAGACATCTGTATGATCCAAAAACTCAGACTGACAAACCCTACGACCAGACCACCATCAGCCTGCAGATGGGAACCAACAAGGGAGCCAGCCAG GCAGGCATGTCGGCCCCTGGTACCCGGAGGGACATCTATGACCAGAAGGTGGCACTGCAGCCGCTGGACAACTCCACCATCTCCCTCCAGATGGGCACCAACAAAGTGGCGTCTCAAAGGGGTATGAGTGTGTACGGTCTGGGTAGACAGGTCTATGATCCCAAATACTGTGCCCCCCCAACAGAGCCAGTCATCCACACTAACGGCAGCCAGGGCACCGGCACCAACGGCTCAGAGATCAGCGATAGTGACTATCAGGCTGAGTTCCAGGAGGACGAGTACCACGGAGGTTACCATGAGGACTACAGCTCACCTTACAATGATCAAGGCATTGACTATTAG